DNA from Vicinamibacteria bacterium:
AGATCGGTATCGGCCACACCCGATGAGACCTCCACGAACTCGGCCGTATCCGTTCCGACCTGATCGACGTCGACCTCGTTGATGACGAGGTGAACGACCGTTACCGGGAACGGGTTGCTGCTTCCCCCGTTCGTCGTGGCGACGAGATCCTGGGCTCCGCTCGGGGTCGAGTCCAAGAGCGCGGTCACTTCGATCTCCGTCTCCGAGGTAACGGAGAAGATTTGGCTTATTCCTCCGATCGTCACGTCGACGACATCGCCGAGCCCATCGCCGGCAATTACCAGGTTGCCACCGTGAGCGATGACGGGATAGTCCACGGAGGAGATCGTCAAGTCGGGGCTCGCACACCCTTCGTCGATCAGCCCATCACAGTCGTTGTCGATCCCATCGCCGCAGACCTCCGGAGCGCCCGGAAAGACTGACGGATCGCTGTCTCGGCAGTCCGTGGTTCCGCATCCTTCGATTTCGGCGAAGAAGCCATCGCCGTCGGCGTCGGTGCAGACGGGCTGCGGAGTATCGGAGACGATCGAGCAGACGATGTTACCCAACGCGTCGAATCCGGAAACCATCTCGCCAACCGCGCAGCTCTGCCCGAAGAAGGCTGGCTCTGGCCCCGCCGGGCCGGGAGGTCCGACGCAGTCCAAGACCGAACAGGTCGCATCGCCGTCGACGTCCTCCTCGGCAAGGTCGCACGAGCGGTTCGCGTTGGCGTCCCAGCAGCTGAGCCCCGCGGGTCCGAGTGCTCCGTCCGCGCCGTCGTTACCGGATGGCCCGCGAGGTCCCTCCGGACCCACCGCGCCTGGTGCTCCCGGCTCCCCCTGAGGGCCTTGGGGACCGATACAGTCGACAGGGGTGCACGTCCCGTCACCGTCTCTGTCTTCCTGCGTAGGATCGCAGATCAGGTTCTGGTCGAGGTCCCAGCAGCTCAAACCGGGAGCCCCATCGGTTCCATCCATCCCGTCGAGCCCGGGCATGCCATCCGGCCCCTGAGGACCCGGCTGTCCCTCAGGTCCCTCGGGCCCGACCGTTCCCAGCGTGACGTCCAGGCTGCTAAAAAACCGAACCGAGCGCCAACTCCCAAAAGGAGCGGTGCCGTCTCCCTTTTCGTTCGCATCTCCGTCCTCATCGTCGAGACGTCCCACGCTCAGACGATAAGTCCCGGGTGGCTCGCACGAGGTCGGGAGCGCGACGATCACAGTATCTGGCACGGAGACATCTATCGGCGCCAGCTCGACCGGTCCTGATGGATCTCCGGTGTCGAGCGCCACGATGATCCGCTCGGGGTCCCGAAACGTGCCCCGGACGGTGATGGCGCCGAACTCACAGTCCACTTCGGCCGCTCGGATTCTTTCTCCAGACTCGGAGTGACGCCGCCCGCCCCCACCGGCGAGCGTAGCGCTCGCCATTGTCAATAGGCCGATGACTGCCCCTTTCCATTTCAGCGCAACGAAGCTCGAGCTCATTGGACAAACCTCCTGATACTTGCAGTCGCTGGGTCGTCGAAATTTCGCGCGGCATCGGGCCCAGCTTCGTTTCCCGATCCCGGGCGTTCGGTGTTCGTCCCTAGAAGACGAAAAACGGGAGAGGGAACCTCCCTCGTGTCCCGGTTAGGATCTGTCCTTTGCGCTCGACCGGAAGGGGACTCATACTACCCAGTCGTGACCTACATGATTCCGCCTCCCGCGCCCGAGCCGGCTTGACGTGACGAAGACCTCTCGGCTCGACGCATTCATCGAGCAACCCCGTCGGGCGCTCTGGCAGCTTTCCGTTCCGGTGATGGCGGGGATGGGGCTCCAGACCGCTTACATGCTCGCCGACATGTACTTTGTGGGCCAGGTGAGCGCGGAGGCTCTGGCCGCCCTCGCTTTCAACATGCCTCTCGTGTTCCTCGGGCTCGGCGTCGTATTCGGCCTCGGCACCGGAGTTACGGCGGTCATCGCTCGTTACATCGGCGCCCGGGACAAGCGCCTGGCAGACTCGAGTGCGGAGCATGCCGTTGCCCTGGGGCTCCTGCTTTCGATTTTGTTCACCGTGGTCGCTCTCCTCTGGGGACGTCCTCTTCTCGCAGCCCTCGGCGTACCCGCTTCCCTCATGTCGTTGGCGTGGGACTATTTCTCTGTCATCGCCATGGGTTATGTCTTCGTCGTGATGTCGGTTTTCTTCCGTTCCATTCTTTCCGGCGAAGGGGACACCAAGACCCCGATGATGATCCAGGGCGCGGGAACGCTCTTGAACATCGCGCTCGATCCCGTGTTCATCTTCTCTCTCGGATTGGGGGTGAAAGGTGCCGCCTGGGCGACGGTTTTGAGCCAGGCGGTGCCGGCCCTGGTTTTCGTGTACTTCCTTTTCTTCAGGGATCACGCATACGTCAATTTCGAGCTCGAGAATTTTCGCCCCAGCGCAAGTCTATTCGTCGACATCTTTCGTATCGGAGCCCCGGCGTCCTTTTCCTTCATCGTCATCGCGATCGGCGGCGCGGTATTCAATCGATTGCTGATCGAGTATTCGGAGGAGACGGTGGCGGCCTTCCAGGTCGGGATGCGCATCGACCACATCGTGCTGTTGCCCATCGTTGCCATCTCCGCGAGCACTCTGACGCTCACAGGGATGTTCTCCGGGGCGAGCCGGATCGACCTGGTAAGGGGAACGGTGATTTACGCTCTGTCGCGCGCCATCGGGGTCGCTCTCGCGATGGGGACTTTGTTCTTCGTTCTGGCGCCCTCGCTCGTCGGCGTCTTCTCGGAGAGCCCGCGCATCACC
Protein-coding regions in this window:
- a CDS encoding MATE family efflux transporter; protein product: MTKTSRLDAFIEQPRRALWQLSVPVMAGMGLQTAYMLADMYFVGQVSAEALAALAFNMPLVFLGLGVVFGLGTGVTAVIARYIGARDKRLADSSAEHAVALGLLLSILFTVVALLWGRPLLAALGVPASLMSLAWDYFSVIAMGYVFVVMSVFFRSILSGEGDTKTPMMIQGAGTLLNIALDPVFIFSLGLGVKGAAWATVLSQAVPALVFVYFLFFRDHAYVNFELENFRPSASLFVDIFRIGAPASFSFIVIAIGGAVFNRLLIEYSEETVAAFQVGMRIDHIVLLPIVAISASTLTLTGMFSGASRIDLVRGTVIYALSRAIGVALAMGTLFFVLAPSLVGVFSESPRITEIGTGYLRVAVFGYPFVAMVMLVGRVLQGMGQGSPMFVLSLLRVVLLSGPLAYLFVFHLHKPVEWVWLAMVGGMVATAFLAAVWLKSALGAGLASSVVSGRLDGVAGRRP
- a CDS encoding MopE-related protein is translated as MSSSFVALKWKGAVIGLLTMASATLAGGGGRRHSESGERIRAAEVDCEFGAITVRGTFRDPERIIVALDTGDPSGPVELAPIDVSVPDTVIVALPTSCEPPGTYRLSVGRLDDEDGDANEKGDGTAPFGSWRSVRFFSSLDVTLGTVGPEGPEGQPGPQGPDGMPGLDGMDGTDGAPGLSCWDLDQNLICDPTQEDRDGDGTCTPVDCIGPQGPQGEPGAPGAVGPEGPRGPSGNDGADGALGPAGLSCWDANANRSCDLAEEDVDGDATCSVLDCVGPPGPAGPEPAFFGQSCAVGEMVSGFDALGNIVCSIVSDTPQPVCTDADGDGFFAEIEGCGTTDCRDSDPSVFPGAPEVCGDGIDNDCDGLIDEGCASPDLTISSVDYPVIAHGGNLVIAGDGLGDVVDVTIGGISQIFSVTSETEIEVTALLDSTPSGAQDLVATTNGGSSNPFPVTVVHLVINEVDVDQVGTDTAEFVEVSSGVADTDLSGYVVVLLNGSTDTSYGAFALQAATSIDGLLWVGPDGLTPEPQIAFSSPENQMQNGADAVALYQGAVEDFPNGTPVTTEGLLDVLVYGTSDPADSGLLDGAFGIGNPAATQVDEDANGSKDTQSMQRCDTARLDGRLWVVSEPTAGATNSCES